In Rhizobium gallicum bv. gallicum R602sp, the following proteins share a genomic window:
- a CDS encoding NADPH-dependent F420 reductase: MTQTIGIIGSGLVGKAVARLATAAGYKVVISNSRGADTIKDLIEKLGPLASAGTTEEAIAAGYIVTLSIPIAASEQLPADKFAGKVYSTRRTRSASMPSTRARSQTAGALNRARRSTSGPTLRR, encoded by the coding sequence ATGACACAAACTATCGGAATTATCGGCTCCGGCCTCGTCGGCAAGGCAGTCGCGCGCCTCGCGACCGCAGCTGGCTACAAGGTGGTGATCAGCAACTCCCGCGGCGCGGACACCATCAAGGACCTGATCGAGAAGCTTGGTCCGCTGGCGAGCGCCGGCACCACCGAGGAGGCCATCGCGGCGGGTTACATCGTCACGCTCTCGATCCCGATCGCCGCCTCCGAGCAGCTGCCCGCCGACAAGTTCGCGGGCAAGGTGTACTCGACCAGACGAACAAGATCGGCTTCGATGCCATCGACGCGGGCTCGCTCGCAGACAGCTGGCGCATTGAACCGAGCACGCCGATCTACTTCTGGGCCTACGCTCCGACGGTAG
- a CDS encoding LysR family transcriptional regulator — protein MTSTVGFSEMQVFVAVVMEESFTAAADRLETDKARVSRIVQRIEEKLGARLLNRSTRRLSVTEVGRDYFERASSILAAAEAA, from the coding sequence ATGACATCCACAGTCGGCTTTTCAGAAATGCAGGTTTTCGTCGCGGTGGTGATGGAGGAGTCCTTCACCGCTGCGGCCGATCGCCTCGAGACTGACAAGGCTCGGGTGAGCCGCATCGTGCAGCGGATCGAGGAAAAACTCGGCGCAAGGCTGCTGAACAGGTCGACCCGCCGGCTCAGCGTCACGGAAGTCGGTAGGGACTATTTCGAGCGTGCCTCGTCGATCCTTGCCGCCGCAGAGGCGGCCTAA
- a CDS encoding nuclear transport factor 2 family protein produces the protein MPSEGHLTPFLEAMHEGEIARASEHLSETVELNSPILPTPFKGRASVSAVLGALLSTIDAFEPKMMTREDADVIAVLTIRFENHVIDAFDHVRLGEDGRIETMTIAWRPLPAVVAVQQ, from the coding sequence ATGCCGAGCGAAGGCCACCTCACCCCTTTCCTCGAGGCGATGCATGAGGGCGAGATTGCGCGCGCGAGCGAGCATCTGTCCGAGACCGTCGAACTCAATAGCCCAATCCTGCCCACGCCGTTCAAGGGGCGCGCCAGTGTGTCGGCTGTCCTCGGCGCACTGCTCTCCACAATCGACGCGTTCGAGCCCAAGATGATGACGCGCGAGGACGCCGACGTCATCGCTGTCCTCACGATCCGGTTCGAGAACCATGTGATCGACGCGTTCGACCACGTCCGCTTGGGCGAGGACGGCCGCATCGAGACAATGACTATCGCATGGCGCCCGCTGCCCGCCGTCGTCGCGGTCCAACAGTAG
- a CDS encoding DUF427 domain-containing protein, which produces MQGGRKPGPDHPITIAPAGERVVVKLDDAILADSRDALILKEASLHPVYYIPRADVAMGELSMSYTSTHCPYKGDASYFSARNGAAKDVAWSYENPFDHMPIIQGYLAFYPDRVDAIETTARD; this is translated from the coding sequence ATGCAAGGTGGAAGAAAGCCGGGTCCCGACCATCCGATTACAATCGCTCCGGCCGGGGAGAGGGTCGTCGTCAAGCTGGATGATGCAATCCTCGCCGACAGTCGCGACGCCCTCATCCTTAAGGAGGCGAGCCTCCATCCGGTCTATTACATCCCGCGCGCCGACGTCGCGATGGGCGAACTCAGCATGAGCTACACCAGCACCCACTGCCCGTACAAGGGCGACGCCAGCTATTTTAGCGCGCGAAATGGCGCCGCTAAGGATGTCGCCTGGTCGTACGAGAACCCTTTCGACCACATGCCGATCATCCAGGGATACCTCGCGTTTTACCCGGACCGCGTCGACGCCATCGAGACAACGGCTCGCGACTGA